Proteins found in one Rhodobacter capsulatus SB 1003 genomic segment:
- a CDS encoding DMT family transporter, whose amino-acid sequence MTAPALSLPRPLLWPLMAVALVLCWSSGFIGIRYASESAGVGLVLFWRTLVAGLILLPFALLVGPRMTLRGGIEQCLFGVMSVFLYLGGFALAIGARVPTGTVALISDLLPLAIAALSQPVLGERLSVAQWAGTAVAVLGVLIVSADSLSLGTAPLWAYGLTVASMLGFALASVLVKKRPGLRMPLHQSLCLHSLTGAVLFGLCAGWQGTLAPPLTMSFALGIGWLVLFATFGAYGIYYSSLRLFPVARVSAVIYLSPPVTMLWGWALFGEPLTATMVAGLAVTLAGVMLTMRG is encoded by the coding sequence ATGACCGCGCCCGCCCTTTCCCTGCCCCGTCCCCTGCTTTGGCCGCTGATGGCGGTGGCGCTTGTCCTGTGCTGGAGTTCCGGTTTCATCGGCATCCGTTACGCCAGCGAAAGCGCCGGGGTGGGGCTGGTGCTGTTCTGGCGCACGCTGGTGGCGGGGCTGATCCTGCTGCCCTTTGCGCTGCTGGTGGGGCCGCGGATGACCCTGCGCGGGGGGATCGAACAATGTCTGTTCGGGGTGATGTCGGTCTTTCTCTATCTGGGCGGGTTTGCGCTGGCGATCGGCGCGCGGGTGCCGACGGGGACGGTGGCGCTGATTTCGGACCTGCTGCCGCTCGCCATCGCGGCGCTGTCGCAGCCGGTGCTGGGCGAGCGGCTGTCGGTGGCGCAATGGGCGGGAACGGCGGTGGCGGTGCTGGGCGTGCTGATCGTTTCGGCCGACAGCCTGTCGCTGGGGACGGCGCCGCTTTGGGCCTATGGGCTGACGGTGGCCTCGATGCTGGGCTTTGCGCTGGCCTCGGTTTTGGTGAAGAAACGGCCCGGGCTGCGGATGCCCTTGCATCAAAGCCTGTGTCTGCATTCGCTGACCGGGGCGGTGCTGTTCGGGCTCTGCGCCGGGTGGCAGGGGACATTGGCGCCGCCGCTGACGATGTCTTTCGCGCTGGGCATCGGCTGGCTGGTTCTGTTCGCAACCTTCGGCGCCTATGGGATTTATTACAGCAGCCTGCGGCTGTTTCCGGTCGCGCGGGTTTCGGCGGTGATCTATCTCAGCCCGCCGGTGACGATGCTCTGGGGCTGGGCATTGTTCGGCGAGCCGCTGACGGCAACGATGGTCGCGGGGCTTGCGGTGACGCTGGCGGGGGTGATGCTGACGATGCGGGGCTAG
- a CDS encoding TetR/AcrR family transcriptional regulator: MTEAKDSGWRGSREGWLEAACEALIAGGVEAVKILPLAKKLGLSRTSFYWFFPDREDLLAALRARWRAVTTEVLLSATTAYAETETEAMLNLLSCFLSGRFDARFEFALRSWGFADPSVAADLHAADAERLAALSALLLRWGHAPEDADVRARTIYLVQIGYISMQTDETLDTRLARIAHYVEVYTGKRPGAAELARFEAGLRAGG, translated from the coding sequence ATGACAGAGGCGAAGGACAGCGGTTGGCGCGGCTCGCGCGAGGGGTGGCTGGAAGCCGCCTGCGAGGCCCTGATCGCGGGCGGGGTCGAGGCGGTGAAGATCCTGCCGCTTGCCAAGAAACTCGGCCTGTCGCGGACCTCGTTTTACTGGTTCTTCCCCGACCGCGAGGATCTTCTGGCCGCGCTGCGGGCGCGCTGGCGGGCGGTAACGACGGAAGTTCTGCTTTCCGCGACAACGGCTTATGCAGAAACCGAGACCGAGGCGATGCTGAACCTTCTGTCCTGTTTCCTGTCGGGCCGGTTCGATGCGCGCTTTGAATTCGCGCTGCGCAGCTGGGGCTTTGCCGATCCTTCCGTGGCGGCGGATCTGCATGCGGCCGATGCCGAGCGGCTGGCGGCCCTGTCTGCGCTGCTGCTGCGCTGGGGCCATGCGCCCGAGGATGCCGATGTGCGGGCGCGCACGATCTATCTGGTGCAGATCGGCTATATCTCGATGCAGACCGATGAGACGCTCGACACCCGGCTGGCACGGATCGCGCATTATGTCGAGGTCTATACCGGCAAGCGGCCCGGCGCCGCGGAACTGGCGCGGTTCGAAGCCGGGCTGCGGGCGGGCGGGTGA
- a CDS encoding LysR family transcriptional regulator: MTDLSTRRLDIDALRALRAIAHHGTVTRAAEALGLTQSAVSHKIRRLETSLGADLLSRRPGGPLFTAAGAELLDYAARILGLHDEALLSLSKTPLAGRLVLGLTEDTTCTDLSRILGRFRRLHPQVSVRAQVRMSLMLRAQLERGEIDAAILQVFDHEVRPTDIVLLREDLHWVRHRDLPLPGAGPIPFLSFHDDCFYRHWAQDIGQDGGVTLETVFECASAAGIVAAVSAGLGVALLSTRHLRPEMEILGPPLPPPPGLSYVVRRARKLRNAALDTLVAEIAAEISRVGRLVLAG, translated from the coding sequence ATGACCGATCTTTCCACCCGCCGCCTTGACATCGACGCGCTGCGTGCCCTGCGCGCCATCGCCCATCACGGCACCGTCACCCGCGCCGCCGAGGCTTTGGGCCTGACGCAATCGGCCGTCAGCCACAAGATCCGGCGGCTGGAAACCAGCCTGGGCGCGGATCTTCTGTCGCGCCGCCCCGGCGGGCCGCTGTTCACCGCCGCGGGCGCGGAACTGCTCGATTACGCCGCCCGCATCCTTGGCCTGCATGACGAGGCTTTGCTGAGCCTCTCGAAAACGCCGCTTGCCGGGCGCCTTGTGCTGGGCCTGACCGAGGACACGACCTGCACCGACCTATCCCGCATCCTCGGCCGGTTCCGCCGCCTGCATCCGCAAGTGAGCGTGCGCGCCCAGGTCCGGATGAGCCTGATGCTGCGGGCGCAGCTTGAGCGCGGCGAGATCGACGCCGCGATCCTGCAGGTCTTTGACCACGAGGTCCGGCCGACCGACATCGTCCTGCTGCGCGAAGATCTGCATTGGGTGCGTCACCGCGATCTGCCCCTGCCCGGGGCGGGGCCGATCCCGTTCCTGTCCTTTCACGACGACTGCTTTTACCGGCATTGGGCGCAGGATATCGGGCAGGATGGCGGGGTGACGCTGGAAACCGTTTTCGAATGCGCCAGCGCCGCCGGGATCGTCGCGGCGGTCTCGGCGGGGCTGGGCGTCGCGCTGCTGTCGACGCGGCATCTGCGCCCCGAGATGGAGATCCTCGGCCCGCCCTTGCCGCCGCCGCCCGGGCTGAGCTATGTCGTGCGCCGCGCCCGCAAGCTGCGGAACGCGGCGCTCGATACGCTGGTGGCCGAGATCGCGGCCGAAATCAGCCGCGTCGGGCGTCTGGTGCTGGCGGGGTGA
- a CDS encoding SDR family oxidoreductase translates to MTVLITGANRGIGAALLAHYRHTDTAAFGTARNPEGDLLPLDVTQPESVKELARRLNGLPIGLLVCNAGVYADLGQSLESGYAPMLWARSFSTNVMGVFLTIQALLPNLRAAHGKVAILSSAMGSDARAPGGSYIYRASKAAVLNLGRNLAADLRPEGIAVGIYHPGWVKTDMGGPQAEITVAQSVAGLTTRFDALNLTNSGCFESYDGAVIPF, encoded by the coding sequence ATGACAGTTCTCATCACCGGGGCGAACCGCGGCATCGGCGCTGCGCTTCTGGCCCATTACCGCCACACCGACACCGCGGCCTTCGGCACCGCGCGCAACCCCGAGGGCGATCTCTTGCCGCTTGACGTCACCCAGCCCGAGAGCGTCAAGGAACTGGCGCGTCGGCTGAACGGGCTGCCGATCGGGCTTCTGGTCTGCAATGCCGGGGTCTATGCCGATCTGGGGCAGTCGCTGGAAAGCGGCTATGCGCCGATGCTTTGGGCGCGCAGCTTTTCGACCAACGTGATGGGCGTGTTCCTGACGATTCAGGCGCTGTTGCCGAACTTGCGCGCGGCGCATGGCAAGGTGGCGATCCTGTCCTCGGCGATGGGCTCGGATGCCCGCGCGCCCGGCGGCAGCTACATCTATCGCGCGTCGAAGGCGGCGGTGCTGAACCTCGGGCGAAACCTGGCCGCCGATCTGCGCCCCGAGGGGATCGCGGTCGGCATCTATCACCCCGGCTGGGTCAAGACCGACATGGGCGGGCCGCAGGCCGAGATCACCGTGGCGCAATCGGTGGCCGGGCTGACGACGCGGTTCGATGCGCTCAACCTGACCAATTCGGGCTGTTTCGAAAGCTATGACGGGGCGGTGATTCCGTTCTGA